The Podospora pseudocomata strain CBS 415.72m chromosome 1 map unlocalized CBS415.72m_1, whole genome shotgun sequence genome has a segment encoding these proteins:
- a CDS encoding uncharacterized protein (EggNog:ENOG503P0F9; COG:G), whose translation MSKKLIAFLLALPASAEIIYATSYNDHTVTSLKLDGSSLTRVSQNLDCGSEPTWLTLDKSKSVLYCLNEGWGGSSSITSYRTSASGTLETLDVLSVLKSPVASTLFANNSKLAVAHYDTSAFTTFSVADPTNLSLLGQQTYQLTAPGTVPERQDAPHLHDAILDPSKKFILVPDLGADLIRVFQVDDGAAAATAVTSIPTIAGSGPRHVAFAKAGRKTFLYSFNELSNTISGYSVTYKRDAAPEFTRLFDVPSGGPGTTVPAGTKAAEIEVSPDQRFVIVSSRGENSLDIPAFDGEGTIKSDPLQVFAVNQQTGALTHVQTAPAGGRNPRGFSLNKAGTKLVSALQDDNRVVVYERDVRTGKLGKVLAHATVGSGPNNGPNYALFDE comes from the exons CTACGTCGTACAATGACCATACTGTTACCTCGCTGAAGCTAGATGGGTCGTCCCTGACTCGGGTTTCTCAGAATCTGGACTGCGGGTCTGAGCCTACCTGGTTGACTCTTGACAAGTCAAAGTCGGTGTTGTACTGCCTGAATGAGGGCTGGGGTGGATCTTCTTCCATAACCTCCTACAGGACCAGCGCCAGCGGGACTCTCGAGACCCTGGACGTTCTCTCTGTCCTTAAGAGTCCTGTTGCCTCGACTCTCTTTGCCAATAACAGCAAGCTTGCAGTGGCTCACTA TGATACCTccgccttcaccaccttctcTGTTGCTGACCctaccaacctctccctcctcggccagcaAACCTACCAGCTGACTGCCCCTGGCACCGTCCCCGAGCGTCAGGATgccccccatctccacgATGCCATCCTGGACCCATCCAAGAAGTTTATTTTGGTTCCCGACCTCGGCGCCGATCTCATCCGCGTCTTCCAAGTCGACGAtggcgctgccgccgccactgcCGTGACATCCATCCCAACCATTGCCGGCTCCGGTCCCAGGCACGTCGCCTTTGCCAAGGCCGGCCGCAAGACCTTCCTCTACTCGTTTAACGAGCTCTCCAACACTATCAGCGGGTATTCGGTTACCTACAAGCGCGACGCCGCCCCTGAATTCACCCGCCTCTTCGACGTTCCTTCTGGCGGCCCGGGCACGACGGTTCCTGCTGGCACCAAGGCGGCGGAGATCGAGGTGAGCCCTGATCAGAGATTTGTCATTGTCTCCTCCCGCGGGGAGAACAGCCTGGACATTCCGGCCTTTGACGGAGAGGGGACGATCAAATCGGACCCGCTGCAGGTCTTTGCTGTCAATCAGCAAACCGGCGCTTTGACGCATGTGCAGACCGCTCCCGCTGGTGGGCGCAATCCCCGCGGCTTCTCGCTCAACAAGGCGGGGACAAAGCTGGTGAGCGCGCTGCAGGATGATAACAGGGTTGTGGTTTATGAGAGAGATGTGCGGACTGGAAAATTGGGTAAGGTGTTGGCGCATGCTACTGTGGGAAGTGGACCGAATAATGGGCCGAATTATGCTCTTTTTGATGAGTAG